The genomic DNA CCATTTTCTCAAGACGAAAATATAACAGTAACCCTTTCAAATACAGCTACATTATCTACAACATTAACAGCAAATTTTACGTCTTGTAATGATGCAGAAATAACAAATGGATATATACAATTAGTATACGCTAATCAAACTAGTGTTATACCAGTAACAAATAGTGAGTTTTCTCAAACTATAAATTATTGTGCATCAAACACAGCATACTCGATTCAGTTTGTAGATGTAAATAATGGGCAGTCCTCTGGTGTAATAACAGGAAATTTTAGTGGGCCAACAACAGATTTTGGTTCGCAAATGTCTTGTGAAAATGTTGGTGATGCAGATAGTGATGGCGTTTTAGATTTAGATGAAGATTTAAACAATAATAATAACCTGGAAGACGATGATACAGATCAAGACGGTACTCCAAACTATTTAGATGAAGACGATGATGGTGACGGTATTAATACAATTGATGAAGATTATGATTTTGATGGAGACCCAACTAACGAAGATAGTGATGGCGATGGTATACCAGACTACTTAGACCCACAAGATGTAATAGATTTTAATTCAGAAATTTATGCAAACAATTGTGAAGATAATGTTTTAGAGTACGATTTAACCGAAACTTATGGTGTAACCTACACAAACACAACATTTACTTATTTTGAAACACAAGCCGATGCAGAGGCAAACGTAAATGCTATAATAAATACAACAGCTTACGAAAATGGTGCAATGTTACAACAAGTTTATGTGAGAGCTACAAATACAGTAAGTAATCAATTTTCTGTAGGATTTATTTATTTTTTAGGAGCAAATAATACAGATACCGATAATGATGGATTAACAGATTGTGAAGAAACTACAGGTGTAAACGATCCAAATACACCACTTAATCCCAACGGTGTTATAACAGACCCAAACAATGCTTGCGATCCATTTACACCAAACTCATCACAAGATTGCGATGGTGATGGTTTAACAAATTTAGAAGAAACCAATGGGCCAGATGGCACAGCAGGTACAGGAGACGAAACAGATGCAACAAATCCAGATACCGATGGAGATGGCGTTAATGATGGAGACGAAATTGAAAACGGTACAGATCCCAACGACCCAAACGATTTTTAATTCATAATTATTTTTAAAAAAAAGGCGCAATTTTGCGCCTCTTTTTTTAAATTTAAACTTTAACCAATTAAAAAACAAATAACATGATTGTTACATTATTAATTATAGCAAACATTGCAGGAGGCATACTTCTAGGTTTAGCAACATTAGATAAATGGGATGGAGAACGTAATTTTTTTAATAAAATAGCAGGTGTTTTAGCGCCTTTTCAAACTATTATTGGCGCAGCATTAGTAATACTTGGTTTATTGCGTTTGTTTGGTTCTGGTAGCTTATTTTTTAATATAGTAAGTGTTTTAGGAGGTTTTTTGCTATTAACACATGTTATTGTAAAAGCACCTGCATTTAAAGATTCTTTACAAAAACTATCAGATAAACTAATGCCGTTTAAAGCTGTTATCGGGATAGCGATGATTGCTATTGGTTTAATTAGTTTATTTTAAACGTTAATTATTTGTTAATTGAATGTAAATTAATTTTCTTTGTGTAAACTCCATGTTACATGAAAATTAATTGGCAAAACCATTCTAACCTTACACATAAAGAGGTAGAAGAACTTACAGCCATAGAATATAATCTTAGAAAAAAGATTGTTAGTATTTTAATTGCTGAAGCTAAAGAAGAATATAGTGGAGATTTTTCTGGTTATGAATTTGATTTTGATGTAGAAACAAAACAAATTGAAATCTCAAATAAAACACCAGAACCTATGTATTCAGAATTTAAAGCCATTTTAAAGAAACGTGGTAATTTGTGAATCCTGCTGAAACATATATAAACAATCAACCAGAACCATATCGTGCAATATTAATGCATGTTCAAGCTATTATAGAGCATACTTTACCAGAGGTAGATTTAAAATACAAATGGAGTATACCGTGTTACTATGTTGGTAAACGCCCAATATGTTATTTAAATGCCAATCACAAAAATAAATTTGTAGATGTAGCTTTTTGGCACTCGGCTTATATTACTAAACATAAAGCGTTATTGGTAGGTGAGAACAGAAAGGTTGTAAAATCGCTTCGTTATAAAAGTTTAGAAGCGATTAACGATACTGTTTTAGTCGATATTTTAAAAGAAATTTATACTTTTAAAGATAGCAGTTTCTATAACCGTTAAAGCCTAAATATACCTCCTACAGAAATAACGCGTTGTAAAAACCAAAAATGTTGTGAAGCACTTTCGTTTGTATTACTCGTTGTTCTAATATCTGGCATATTTATAAAACCACCACGTAAATCGCCTTGAATATAAAAATGCTTGAAAAAAGTAAGGTTTAAACCTACATTTAAATGCAAACCGTAACCAGAAATATGAAATTGATCATACCTGTCTTTTAACAACAGTGTAGTATTTGTTTTTGGATATAATACACCAGCACCAAAGCCCTCGGTAATATTTACTTGAAACTTATCTGTATTTGGTAAATTAAAAAGGCTTGAAATATCATCATGTCTTGCAAATTCTAAATACACGTAGTTTAATCCGTTAGTATGTTCAAACTGTAAAAATTCTCTTGAAACAAAATAATCGTCACCATTGTAAATACCATTAAACTGGCTTCCTGGTTCATCTTCAGGTAAATTTATATAACCAGAAACACTTTTAGTTGTATTTTCTACTAGTACATATTTCATGTGGTCTACACCTAGTGAAATTGAGTACTTGTCGTTTATAAAATACCCAAGTTTAAAGTTTGTTTGTGGTATTGTAATACGTGTTGGGTTTATATAATCTATATGCCAACCTTTAGGTTTGTCTTTTGCAGAGGCATCTTTTACGGTAAAAGCATAGTTTTCTCCTTCAAATCTTATATCAGATTTAGAAAACGTTTCTCTGTTTCCTCCCCAACTAATATAAAATTTACCTTTGTTAGAGCTGGTGTATTTAGTTAAAACTTCTTCTTGAGAAAAAGAAAAAAGAGTAGCGAAAAATGAAACTAAAAGAAATAGTTTCTTAGTATGTAAATGTATCATTAAAGATAATGTAGAATAAGTTTAAAGTGAGTTAACAACTTTACGTATTGCTGTTAAATTAGTTAGTAGGGTTTCTAAATTATCTAAATGCAGCATATTTGCACCATCACTTTTTGCATTAGCTGGATCAAAATGTGTTTCTATAAATAAACCGTCTACATTGTTTACAACGCCTGCTCGTGCAATAGTTTCTATCATGTCTGGTCTTCCGCCAGTAACACCAACACTTTGATTTGGTTGTTGTAAGGAGTGTGTTACATCTAATACGGTTGGTGCATATTGTTTCATGGTTGGAATACCACGAAAATCTACAATCATATCTTGATAGCCAAACATAGTACCACGATCTGTAATCCAAGCTTTATCGCTACCAGAATCTTTTACTTTTTGTACAGCATGTTTCATGGCTTCAGGACTCATAAACTGTCCTTTTTTTAAGTTTACAACTTTTCCTGTTTTTGCAGCAGCTACAACTAAATCTGTTTGGCGTACTAAAAATGCTGGAATTTGTAAAACATCTACATATTGTGCAGCTAATGCAGCATCACTAGTTTCATGAATATCTGTAACTGTTGGTACATCAAATTTTTCTGAAACTTTTGCTAATATTTCTAAAGCCTTTTCATTTCCAATACCTGTAAAACTATCTATTCTACTTCGGTTGGCTTTTTTAAAGCTGCCTTTAAATACATAAGGTATTTGTAATTTGTTTGTTATTTCTACAACGCGCTCGGCAATTCTAAACGCCATTTCTTCGCCTTCTATGGCGCATGGTCCACATAATAGAAAGAAATTATTTGAGTTTGTATGTTTTATTTTTGGAATGTCTTGCAACTGCATAATCTATGTTCTTAATTAAGGCTGCAAAGATAATACTAAAAAACTGATTTTTGGCAAGCCCGCATTAGCGATAGTAACGGCATCCTTTTTTGTGTGCGCTTATGCACAAAAAAGATATAGTGAATAGCGCGACCTTTTGTAGCTTAGTCTTTTACAAGAATTTTAGTACAAATTTTAATTGGCTACAACAGGAAATGCCTAAAAAAAAAATAAAAGTATATAAATCAATAAAAATTAAGTACCTTTGCACGCTTAAAATAAGGCACTAATACTATGGCTAAAATTAAAAATATCGCAATTATTGCGCACGTAGATCACGGTAAAACAACTTTGGTAGATAAAATTATGTACCACTGCCAACTGTTTCGTGAGAATGAAAACACTGGAGATTTAATTCTTGACAATAATGATTTAGAGCGTGAGCGTGGTATTACCATTACGTCTAAAAACGTTTCGGTTGTATATAAGGATACTAAAATTAATATTATAGATACGCCTGGTCACGCCGATTTTGGAGGTGAAGTAGAGCGTGTTTTAAATATGGCTGATGGTGTTTTATTATTGGTAGATGCTTTTGAAGGCCCAATGCCACAAACGCGTTTTGTATTACAAAAAGCGATTGATTTAGGTTTAAAGCCTTGTGTAGTTGTAAACAAAGTTGATAAGGAAAACTGTACTCCAGAAGAAGTACATGAAAAAGTTTTTGACTTAATGTTTGAATTAGGTGCAGAAGAGTGGCAGTTAGATTTCCCTACAGTTTATGGTAGTGCTAAAAATAACTGGATGAGTGATGACTGGAAAAATGAAACTGAAAACATCGAGCCTTTATTAGATATGGTTATTGAGCATATTCCTGAGCCTAAAATAGAACAAGGAACAACTCAAATGTTAATTACATCTTTAGATTTCTCTAGCTTTACTGGGCGTATTGCTATTGGGCGTTTAACTAGAGGTGAATTAAAAGTAGGACAAAATATTTCTTTAGTTAAAAGAGATGGTTCTATTGTTAAAAATAAAATAAAAGAGCTTCATACTTTTGAAGGACTTGGTCGTTTAAAAGTAGAAGAAGTACAAACTGGAGATATTTGTGCAATTGTTGGTTTAGAAGGTTTTGAAATTGGTGATACTGTTGCCGATTTTGAAAACCCTGAAGGACTTAAAACTATTGCTATTGATGAGCCTACAATGAGTATGTTATTTACAATTAACGATTCTCCGTTTTTTGGTAAAGACGGAAAATTTGTAACATCTCGTCACATTAAAGACCGTTTAGCTAAAGAATTAGAAAAAAACTTAGCACTTAGAGTACAGGATACAGATAGTGCAGATAAGTTTATGGTTTTTGGTCGTGGTGTATTACACTTATCGGTTTTAATAGAAACTATGCGTCGTGAAGGTTACGAGCTTCAAATTGGACAACCACAAGTAATCATTAAAGAAATTGATGGTGTTAAATGTGAACCAGTTGAGGAAATGACTATAGATTTACCTGAAAATGTTTCTGGTAAAGCAATAGAAATGGTTACTATGCGTAAAGGTGAAATGTTAAGCATGGAAGCTAAAGGTGAACGTATGGTTTGTGAATTTATAGTGCCATCTCGTGGTATTATTGGTTTACGTAACCAGTTATTAACGGCTACTGCTGGTGAGGCTATTATGGCACACCGTTTTAAAGAATATCAACCATTAAAAGGTGGTATTCCAGAACGTCAAAATGGATCGTTAGTATCTATGGAAAAAGGTACAGCTATTCCTTACTCGATTGATAAATTACAAGATAGAGGTAAGTTTTTTGTAGATCCAGGTGAAGATATTTACGAAGGTCAAGTTATTGGAGAAAATTCTCGTGGTGATGATATGACTGTAAATATTACAAAAACTAAAAAATTATCTAACGTACGTTCTTCTGGTGCAGATGATAAAGCTAAAATTGTTCCTGCAATTAAATTCTCTTTAGAAGAAGCTTTAGAATACATCCAGAAAGATGAGTATGTTGAGGTAACGCCAAACCACTTAAGAATACGTAAAATATACTTAACTGAAAACGAGCGTAAAAGAAATAAAATTATATAATTTTTTTAAAATTATAATAAATAGTTTAAAGAGAAATACCTTGTGGTATTTCTCTTTTTTATGATATAAATTGTGATTTTTGCTATTGTAAAAAGTCACTAATTATAATTTAACTAAAAAAATACCGCTTGAGTTTGTTACTATGCGGAAAAGAAATACAAAAATATTATGGAATTATTTGGAATTACTGGTACAGAATATATAGGCTACTTAGCCTCATTTATGGTATTGTTATCATTTACTATGAAGGACGTAAAAAAACTTCGCTTAGTTAATATGACTGGTTGTATTTTATTTATAATCTATGGTTTTTTAATGCCTACTTTACGTATTGGTTTGCCTATTATAATTGCTAATGCAGCTATACTTATGGTGAATTTTTATTACTTGTTTTTTTCTAGACCAGTTAAAGAGTAAGTATTAACTAGTTTTATATTTTGTAAATACCATTCTTGAAACATAGAATAGTAATAATAAAATAAGTGCATAATGGTAGAACAAAAGTCTAACTATAGAGTAGCTACCAAACGATACTATTAATGCATTAGAGAGTATTAAACTTGATAATAGAAAAACTATAGCATAGTCTTTTGTAAATGCTTTAAATAGTTGCACAATACTAATAAATAAAAGTACTATTATGAATAATAATAGCAGCTGAGATTTAATACCATGTATTAAGTTTCCGTAGTATAGTTTAAAATAGTTTTTGTAGTTATTAAATACTAAAACAGGCATCATGTTTTTTGCTGCTTTTTCAACCTGAACTCTGGCTTTATTTAAAGTATAATTTTTGTTTTCTTTTAAATAAGCAGAGCCTTTGTAGTGGTATGCATAACTACATATTTTTGTAAGGTTACTATGAAAATCATTATAAAGTTCAGAAGCAGATTTTGTTTCATTATGGTCCATAAGCCAACCTTTTTCTTCACTGTAAGTTCTACTTAAATTAAATACTGCTTTGGTTTCTTCAGTTTTTAAATCCTTTATATCCTCTGCTTTACTAACATAAATTGCAGCTGTATTTGCTATAAAAAATGAAGAGGTAGAAGCGAATTGGTCTTTAGTTATTTTATGGTATACTTTGTCTACTAATACATTAAATACTAGTGAGAAAATGAGAAGAAAAAGAAGGGTGTTTTGTTTTGTTTTTTTGAAAGTTTTTCTAAATTTTAAAATATAAACAAAGGAAAAAATAATAGGAAGCAATAAAAATTGAGCACGTGTTAAACTCAATATAATTGAAGTGATTAGTAAATACCAAAAATTTTTATTTTCAATTATAAATGAAAAACCAAAACATAGCGTTAGTAAATATAATGGATAGCTAAAACCTTCAGAACAAATATTGTTACCAACCATTAACGGATTAAAATATGGAACAATTAAAACAATTAAAAAAAGAGCCTTAGCAATTTTTGGTAGTTGTAATAAATCACTTATTTTTTTATAAAAAACATGAACTGCGCTAAAGCCTAAAATTAACTGAAAAGCTACAGTTACCATGTTAAAATTAGCTTTAAAAATAAAATTAAAAATATATACAAACAATGAGTAAACTGGAGAACGCCAAATCTCTAACCTAAAATGGCTTGCAGTATCTGGAGAATATATAGCATCTTGAAATATTAAGTACAAAAAACAAATACAGTAAATAGAAATAAGTACTCTATTGCTTAAAATGAATTTTTTAATATTTAAAAATGTATTGTTTAGCATGTATTAAAAGCACTCCAAAATTATAGAAGTATAAGGTATATTAAAATATGAGTTGTCAACTTTTGAGTTAACAGTATTAAAATGTTTAGAGGCTAAAGCAATATATTTTTCTTCAGTTCTTACAAACTTTCCACGATCCATATCTAATAATTTTTTGGCAATTGGATTTTGTTTTTCAATATAGCAGCCATCCAAAGTTATTAATCTTCCGTTAGGTTTTAATGCTTTTTTAGCGAGCTCAAAATTAACAGATTTAATTGGAGATAATAAGAGTTCGTCTAATTTTTATTTTATTGAACAAATTCCTCCTGCTCATATAGCATCATTAAAATCATATTCTTAAGAAAAAGAAAATTATTTAATTAGGTTGAAAAAAAACTTATGTTTGGTTAAAAGAAATGACGAACTTAATAATAAGTGAAGATCCCGAAGCTTTAATCGTTCTTCTTACTGACCATGGTGGATTTGTTGGATTTGATACCACTGAGGAAAGTAGAACTAAACAAAAAGATTCTGCTTTAGTGAATTCTATATTTTCTTCATTATTAGTTATAAAGTGACCTGAAAATAATGTTCCTAGTTATGATGATAAACTAAAAACAAATGAGAATTTATTTAGAGTCATTAGCACATATTTATCAAATAAAATAGCTGTTTTAAATCATCTTGAAAAAGATAGTAGTTATAATATTATAGATAGTGAATCAGATTATGGTGTTTATGAGCTAATTGAAGAAGAAGGAAATTCAGCTTTTAATAAAGAGGAAAAATAATTTATTACCAAACTAGTTGTGATTTCCCTTTTTAACAATACAATAGGTGCTCACACCAAATGGAAATGTAATATACTTTAAAAGTTTGTTTTCTGTTTTAAGAATATTAAAAAGCAACCCATTAAAAAAAGTAATTTTATTAATATCACTTTGTTTTTCCTTTTTGTTAAAAACAATATTTAGAAGATTACTAATCAGTCTGTAGATTAAAACAGGAATAAAAAGCAAAATATTCCAATAACCAGATGTTTTAATTTGGAAGCCATTATTCTTTACTTTTAATATTAATTGTTTTCTGGTATATCTTCTATAATGCATATTAACATCGTCATGATTACTCCACAAAAAGTTAAAAGCCGGTACAAAAATTAATAGTTCACCATCATCTT from Lacinutrix sp. 5H-3-7-4 includes the following:
- the typA gene encoding translational GTPase TypA, translated to MAKIKNIAIIAHVDHGKTTLVDKIMYHCQLFRENENTGDLILDNNDLERERGITITSKNVSVVYKDTKINIIDTPGHADFGGEVERVLNMADGVLLLVDAFEGPMPQTRFVLQKAIDLGLKPCVVVNKVDKENCTPEEVHEKVFDLMFELGAEEWQLDFPTVYGSAKNNWMSDDWKNETENIEPLLDMVIEHIPEPKIEQGTTQMLITSLDFSSFTGRIAIGRLTRGELKVGQNISLVKRDGSIVKNKIKELHTFEGLGRLKVEEVQTGDICAIVGLEGFEIGDTVADFENPEGLKTIAIDEPTMSMLFTINDSPFFGKDGKFVTSRHIKDRLAKELEKNLALRVQDTDSADKFMVFGRGVLHLSVLIETMRREGYELQIGQPQVIIKEIDGVKCEPVEEMTIDLPENVSGKAIEMVTMRKGEMLSMEAKGERMVCEFIVPSRGIIGLRNQLLTATAGEAIMAHRFKEYQPLKGGIPERQNGSLVSMEKGTAIPYSIDKLQDRGKFFVDPGEDIYEGQVIGENSRGDDMTVNITKTKKLSNVRSSGADDKAKIVPAIKFSLEEALEYIQKDEYVEVTPNHLRIRKIYLTENERKRNKII
- a CDS encoding bifunctional 2-polyprenyl-6-hydroxyphenol methylase/3-demethylubiquinol 3-O-methyltransferase UbiG — encoded protein: MEKDFEKKYHKYETNHFWFKARRHYIASYLKNKSKDLHILDIGCSSGILLENLYRKGFKKNNLYGVDISAEAIKNCKTNGLKNAFIMDAEKISLDKKFDIIIASDSLEHLKNDEQALKNWLGLLKDDGELLIFVPAFNFLWSNHDDVNMHYRRYTRKQLILKVKNNGFQIKTSGYWNILLFIPVLIYRLISNLLNIVFNKKEKQSDINKITFFNGLLFNILKTENKLLKYITFPFGVSTYCIVKKGNHN
- a CDS encoding DUF1801 domain-containing protein; this translates as MNPAETYINNQPEPYRAILMHVQAIIEHTLPEVDLKYKWSIPCYYVGKRPICYLNANHKNKFVDVAFWHSAYITKHKALLVGENRKVVKSLRYKSLEAINDTVLVDILKEIYTFKDSSFYNR
- the kdsA gene encoding 3-deoxy-8-phosphooctulonate synthase; protein product: MQLQDIPKIKHTNSNNFFLLCGPCAIEGEEMAFRIAERVVEITNKLQIPYVFKGSFKKANRSRIDSFTGIGNEKALEILAKVSEKFDVPTVTDIHETSDAALAAQYVDVLQIPAFLVRQTDLVVAAAKTGKVVNLKKGQFMSPEAMKHAVQKVKDSGSDKAWITDRGTMFGYQDMIVDFRGIPTMKQYAPTVLDVTHSLQQPNQSVGVTGGRPDMIETIARAGVVNNVDGLFIETHFDPANAKSDGANMLHLDNLETLLTNLTAIRKVVNSL
- a CDS encoding carboxypeptidase-like regulatory domain-containing protein; the protein is MKFIKNILAIILLVAITACESDNNIPINENTEQGEINPFLENFGSDIQARFIGSVVNEENNPIAGVEIRIGNAFAVTDANGVFSILEATVYEKFAYVKATKPGFIDGSRAIVPTSGTNKVKIMLLSLEPVVTLTPGQLLTIDLPDGTEVDLPGDYVDEFGQPYLNGDVDVSLKGLNVDNENMAIQMPGMLIAETIDGDLRALETYGMIAVELRGTNGEELSLAQGSPATIRVPVGGSIANAPATIPLWYFDDDNGYWKEEGTATLQGNRYIGEVAHFSFWNCDDPFASIQLCVTVEDETGNPLGFVPVELQREIAGWNSASSGYTNSTGITCGLVPANETLTLTIDNFGCPGNNITTTIGPFSQDENITVTLSNTATLSTTLTANFTSCNDAEITNGYIQLVYANQTSVIPVTNSEFSQTINYCASNTAYSIQFVDVNNGQSSGVITGNFSGPTTDFGSQMSCENVGDADSDGVLDLDEDLNNNNNLEDDDTDQDGTPNYLDEDDDGDGINTIDEDYDFDGDPTNEDSDGDGIPDYLDPQDVIDFNSEIYANNCEDNVLEYDLTETYGVTYTNTTFTYFETQADAEANVNAIINTTAYENGAMLQQVYVRATNTVSNQFSVGFIYFLGANNTDTDNDGLTDCEETTGVNDPNTPLNPNGVITDPNNACDPFTPNSSQDCDGDGLTNLEETNGPDGTAGTGDETDATNPDTDGDGVNDGDEIENGTDPNDPNDF